A window from Peromyscus leucopus breed LL Stock chromosome 8a, UCI_PerLeu_2.1, whole genome shotgun sequence encodes these proteins:
- the LOC114689319 gene encoding sodium-dependent glucose transporter 1C-like — protein sequence MEMLGGVVYLYKGTGGRRDAVLSHATSLQGDHHSAQLLGIMGRLLLELETELEFRGDPVTRKERKAPAAERNNGLTWFITLVLYAAFIGLGWIPLPPQNACQIISLLAGGNVLILDLWGDKGAPHMQALNFSFALGAFLAPLLAKLAWGMTASTQNHTEPGFDGSALNRSSGATSDSLFAVPEDMNLLWTYAPIGTYVLVVSVFLFGLFCKKSLRRKKSTASAEGAQRAKYHWALLCLLFLFFFLYVGAEVTYDSFLFSFATTHVGMEESEAAGLNSIFWGTISASSGLGIIFATFLQPGTMIVLSNIGSLVSSFFLVLFHKSPLCLWIATSVYGASMATTFPSGISWIEQYTSLSGKSAAFLVIGGTLGEMVIPEVIGILQGHYPDLPVVLYICFASAILTAVLFPVMYKLATLPLDHHLKGRRKVRTRELCFPN from the exons GTCGCCGTGATGCTGTGCTGAGCCATGCTACCTCATTACAAGGAGATCATCATAGTGCCCAACTGCTGGGCATCATGGGCCGACTCCTG ctggagctggagacagagctgGAGTTCCGCGGGGACCCAGTGACACGCAAGGAGCGCAAGGCACCAGCAGCTGAACGCAACAATGGGCTGACCTGGTTCATCACACTGGTCCTGTATGCTGCCTTCATAGGGCTG GGATGGATACCTCTTCCTCCACAAAATGCCTGTCAAATTATTTCTTTACTTGCAGGTGGGAACGTCCTCATCTTGGATCTGTGGGGAGACAAAGGAGCCCCACACAtgcaggccttgaacttcagtTTCGCCTTGGGTGCCTTCCTGGCTCCCCTGCTGGCTAAACTGGCCTGGGGTATGACAGCATCCACTCAGAACCACACAGAGCCTGGCTTTGACGGGTCAGCCTTGAACCGATCCTCTGGAGCCACCTCAGACTCTCTGTTTGCGGTGCCTGAGGACATGAACCTGCTTTGGACCTACGCTCCCATCGGCACCTATGTCTTAGtagtctctgtcttcctgtttggtCTGTTTTGTAAGAAAAGCTTAAGGCGGAAAAAATCCACAGCATCCGCTGAGGGAGCTCAAAGAGCTAAATATCACTGGGCCCtactctgtctcctcttcctcttcttcttcctttatgtTGGAGCCGAGGTGACCTATGACTCTTTCCTATTCTCCTTTGCCACCACCCATGTTGGCATGGAAGAAAGTGAAGCAGCCGGCTTGAACTCCATCTTCTGGGGGACTATCTCAGCCTCCAGTGGCCTGGGCATCATCTTTGCAACATTCTTGCAGCCTGGAACCATGATCGTGTTGAGCAACATTGGCAGTCTTGTCTCATCTTTCTTTCTGGTGCTTTTTCACAAGAGCCCTCTTTGTCTCTGGATCGCCACATCTGTGTACGGAGCCTCCATGGCAACCACGTTTCCCAGTGGCATTTCTTGGATCGAGCAGTACACCAGCCTAAGTGGGAAATCCGCAGCATTCTTAGTAATTGGTGGTACCCTGGGAGAAATGGTGATTCCTGAAGTAATAGGAATTCTTCAAGGACACTACCCAGATCTGCCAGTAGTTCTGTACATCTGCTTTGCATCAGCCATATTAACTGCTGTCTTATTTCCTGTGATGTACAAATTAGCCACCTTACCCCTGGATCACCAcctcaaaggaagaagaaaggtgaggACCAGAGAGCTTTGCTTTCCAAACTGA